In Vibrio sp. FE10, the following are encoded in one genomic region:
- the xthA gene encoding exodeoxyribonuclease III, protein MKVISFNINGLRARLHQLQAIIDKHQPDVIGLQEIKVHDEAFPLADVEAMGYKVYFHGQKAHYGVAMLCKQEPISVQKGFPTDNEDHQKRMIMATFEDENGEKVTVLNGYFPQGDNIKHETKYPYKRQFYKDLMTYLNDYHNKDEQVIVMGDINISPIDADIGIGEPNAKRWLKTGKCSFQPEEREWLKTLMDWGFVDSFRLLHPEVNDQYSWFDYRSKGFVDNRGLRIDVVLATQKLADKCTEAGIDYELRGIEKPSDHAPIWSTFK, encoded by the coding sequence ATGAAAGTAATTAGCTTCAACATCAACGGCCTTAGAGCCCGCCTTCACCAACTGCAAGCGATTATCGACAAACACCAACCTGACGTGATTGGTCTTCAAGAGATAAAAGTACACGATGAAGCCTTCCCGCTCGCTGATGTTGAAGCGATGGGTTACAAGGTTTACTTCCATGGCCAAAAAGCGCATTACGGTGTAGCTATGTTGTGTAAGCAAGAACCTATCTCTGTACAGAAAGGTTTTCCTACAGACAATGAAGACCATCAAAAGCGTATGATCATGGCGACTTTTGAAGACGAAAACGGTGAAAAAGTTACCGTGCTTAATGGCTACTTCCCTCAAGGGGATAACATCAAGCACGAGACTAAATACCCATACAAGCGTCAGTTCTACAAAGACTTGATGACTTACCTAAATGACTACCACAACAAAGATGAACAAGTCATTGTGATGGGCGACATTAACATCAGTCCTATCGACGCAGACATCGGCATCGGTGAACCTAACGCGAAACGTTGGTTGAAAACCGGTAAGTGTTCTTTCCAACCAGAAGAGCGCGAATGGCTGAAAACACTGATGGATTGGGGTTTTGTGGACAGCTTCCGTCTATTACACCCTGAAGTAAATGACCAGTACTCATGGTTTGATTACCGATCAAAAGGTTTCGTGGACAACCGCGGCCTACGAATTGATGTAGTACTTGCGACTCAGAAACTTGCTGATAAATGTACTGAAGCAGGCATCGATTACGAACTGCGTGGCATTGAAAAGCCATCTGATCACGCGCCAATTTGGTCGACGTTTAAATAG
- a CDS encoding ABC transporter permease has product MDFSLIIESLPIYLSGLWTTAWMVCVALVIGLFVAIPLAISRNSPNMLINAPAWSFIYFFRGTPLLVQLYLIYYGMDQFFPVKDTLWENAWFCALVAFILNTSAYTAEIIRGAINGLPKGEVEAAKAYGMSTPKTYRRIILPSALRRALPAYSNEVIFMLHGSAVAGIVTIMDLTGAARLVNSRYYAPFESFLTAGLFYMALTFIIIAIFKFAEKRFLAYLRPLS; this is encoded by the coding sequence ATGGACTTTTCATTGATAATTGAAAGCCTGCCAATTTACCTTAGTGGTTTATGGACAACGGCTTGGATGGTTTGTGTTGCTTTGGTTATTGGCTTATTCGTTGCCATACCATTAGCTATCTCTCGTAACAGCCCAAATATGTTGATTAACGCACCAGCGTGGTCATTTATCTATTTCTTCCGTGGTACGCCGCTGCTGGTTCAGTTGTACCTGATTTACTACGGAATGGATCAGTTCTTCCCTGTAAAAGATACACTATGGGAAAATGCATGGTTTTGTGCTTTGGTGGCATTCATCCTTAACACATCGGCATACACAGCTGAAATCATTCGCGGTGCGATTAACGGCTTACCAAAAGGTGAAGTTGAAGCAGCAAAAGCATATGGCATGAGTACACCGAAGACATACCGCCGTATCATTCTGCCAAGTGCTCTTCGTCGAGCGTTACCGGCTTACAGTAATGAAGTTATCTTCATGCTTCACGGTTCAGCAGTTGCAGGTATTGTAACGATTATGGATCTGACGGGTGCAGCACGTTTGGTTAACTCACGTTACTACGCTCCATTCGAATCTTTCTTAACAGCAGGTCTGTTCTACATGGCGCTCACGTTTATCATCATCGCGATTTTCAAATTCGCAGAGAAACGTTTCCTAGCTTACCTAAGACCGCTTAGCTAA